In Pseudorasbora parva isolate DD20220531a chromosome 20, ASM2467924v1, whole genome shotgun sequence, a single window of DNA contains:
- the pax4 gene encoding paired box protein Pax-4: MTSGNQVPIGMNGANSVLENEGEEGSVNQLGGVFLNGRPLPVCKRRLMVELATEGVRPCEISRILKVSNGCVSKILGRFQRTGVIGPKATGGSRPRLLTPDVISTIAQHKRQNPSLFAWEIRQKLATDPVCRGDKVPSVSSINRILKKIHLDVDMMGSAYPSYKHICTVDDQRNLHTTAQKIQQQMDTNPRGTSPRSRTAFTPNQSERLEKEFIRGLYPDLLTREKLSEETSLPQDIIKVWFSNRRARMRRERKEGRNDCGSLGVTTPGFLRSNALISLPATSGSSLDGYLAHHAQTAFSLAHHRDKNTLPLAHLNSNAMSTCPLDRTDSLMPSCHQYGEMESDYRLVPLNTDERILMAKWASHQSPNGQNVSMF, translated from the exons gtAACCAGGTGCCCATTGGGATGAACGGCGCAAACTCTGTTCTGGAAAATGAAG GAGAAGAAGGGAGTGTGAATCAACTGGGCGGTGTGTTTCTAAACGGCCGTCCTCTACCCGTCTGTAAACGGAGATTGATGGTTGAGCTCGCGACCGAGGGCGTGAGGCCTTGTGAGATCTCCAGAATACTTAAG GTCTCCAACGGCTGCGTTAGTAAGATTTTGGGCAGGTTTCAGCGCACAGGGGTCATTGGTCCTAAAGCAACGGGAGGCAGCAGACCCAGACTCCTGACTCCTGACGTCATCTCCACCATAGCGCAGCACAAGCGGCAGAACCCCTCACTGTTCGCCTGGGAGATCCGACAAAAACTGGCCACCGATCCAGTCTGCAGAGGAGATAAAGTCCCCAGT GTGTCATCCATAAACCGGATTCTTAAGAAGATTCATCTAGATGTGGACATGATGGGCAGTGCATATCCCAGTTACAAACACATTTGCACAG TGGATGATCAGAGGaatttacacacaacagctcaGAAAATTCAGCAACAAATGGACACAAACCCGCGAGGCACCTCTCCTCGCAGCAGAACAGCTTTCACACCGAACCAGAGTGAGAGGTTAGAGAAAG AGTTCATCCGTGGGCTTTATCCAGACCTGCTGACCAGAGAAAAGCTGTCTGAGGAGACAAGCCTTCCACAAGACATTATAAAG GTTTGGTTTTCCAATCGCAGAGCGAGGATGAGGAGGGAAAGAAAGGAAGGCCGTAATGACTGTGGATCACTGG GTGTAACTACCCCTGGGTTTCTGAGAAGTAATGCTTTGATTTCTCTGCCAGCGACCTCTGGCAGCTCATTGGATGGTTacttggctcatcacgcacaaACCGCTTTTTCATTGGCTCATCACAGAGACAAAAACACTTTGCCATTGGCTCATTTGAACTCTAATGcaatgtcaacatgtccattgGATCGCACAGATAGTTTGATGCCATCATGTCACCAATATGGCGAAATGGAATCAGATTACCGACTGGTTCCCTTGAACACAGATGAAAGAATCTTAATGGCTAAGTGGGCTTCTCATCAATCTCCAAATGGACAGAATGTTTCAATGTTTTGA